One window of the Bremerella sp. JC817 genome contains the following:
- a CDS encoding WYL domain-containing protein, giving the protein MNLAKIQRLLKLLQLLQGGRPQNVNSMADACGVSRRTIFRDLETLRAAGVPLAFDSDGQRFHIPETYFLAPTNLSSEEALSVMVLCHELGDGTGLPYYSSARRAATKLENSLPEHMKQQLREISSSVEIKLNPVNQPEEAHSAYQKLVDASGHRHNVRINYRSIFDGDVIQTKLSPYKLLFSRHSWYVIGRSSIHRAVRTFKVNRIENIEVLDDTFEIPQNFQVDRFLRNAWHMIPEPGPDQHIIIRFDPLVAQNVAEVQWHKTQEIHWNEDGSIDFEVTVSGIREISWWILGYGSRAKVLQPESLQKLIADHARKILDNYDGSP; this is encoded by the coding sequence ATGAATCTGGCCAAAATCCAACGCCTGCTAAAACTGCTTCAGCTACTTCAGGGTGGCAGGCCGCAAAACGTTAATTCGATGGCCGATGCGTGCGGCGTAAGTCGTCGCACGATCTTTCGAGACCTGGAAACATTGCGAGCGGCCGGCGTGCCGCTCGCTTTCGATTCTGATGGGCAGCGGTTTCACATCCCAGAAACCTACTTTCTCGCCCCCACCAACCTCAGCTCGGAAGAAGCCCTCTCGGTGATGGTGCTTTGCCACGAACTGGGGGACGGCACCGGACTTCCCTATTACTCGTCCGCCCGCCGAGCTGCCACCAAGTTGGAAAACAGCCTGCCCGAGCATATGAAGCAGCAGCTTCGCGAAATCTCGAGCTCAGTAGAAATCAAGCTGAACCCAGTCAACCAACCGGAAGAGGCCCACTCGGCCTATCAGAAACTGGTTGACGCCTCGGGGCATCGGCACAATGTTCGGATCAATTACCGCAGCATTTTCGACGGTGATGTGATCCAGACGAAGCTTTCCCCTTACAAGCTGCTGTTCAGTCGCCATAGCTGGTACGTCATTGGCCGCAGCTCGATTCACCGCGCCGTCCGCACCTTCAAGGTGAACCGAATCGAAAACATCGAAGTCCTGGACGATACCTTCGAAATCCCCCAGAACTTTCAGGTCGACCGCTTTCTGCGGAATGCCTGGCATATGATCCCTGAGCCAGGTCCCGACCAGCACATTATCATTCGCTTCGATCCGCTGGTCGCCCAGAACGTAGCCGAAGTACAGTGGCATAAGACGCAAGAGATCCACTGGAACGAAGATGGCAGTATCGACTTCGAGGTGACCGTCAGTGGAATCCGCGAGATCAGTTGGTGGATCCTGGGTTATGGCAGCCGGGCCAAGGTACTACAGCCAGAATCGCTGCAGAAGCTGATCGCGGATCATGCCCGAAAGATTCTCGACAACTACGACGGAAGTCCGTAG
- a CDS encoding TolC family protein → MKTQFHQAWMLVLVGTVILTGCQPTQPFYFKESGDLSLYLDKATDIEYADVEYNRLTEVENAEAPYTISDPFEMDESKIWNLTLEEAVADSLKNSKAIRTAGGNAVFRVIPGTTLTSAAIPTNLVTRNDAMPTIYDPAIVESDPTFGVEGALSEFDAQLNATFNWDRVDRPQNYQTGSPFFISEFGQNLATGTVELTKKSATGTQWFMRQNTTYDYNNRGSLIYPSSWLANIEMEARHPLLRGSGVQVNRVNVMLARIREDVSLADFETNIRNLVSDVEEAYWQLYFAYHNLEAAKTGRDSALVTWRRVHALMANGAEGGEAEKEAQARQQYFEFRSRTEAALRDLYKAEGSLRYFMGLAATDGRLIRPASEPTDAWVAFDWFDIHQEALNRSPELRRQQWRLKQRELELITARNQLLPQLDAVALYRFLGLGDDLITGNRNGKNFNEPGSYAWEVLTEGNYQEYTLGLQFSMPIGFRSELAGVRNVQLQIAREKAVIEDMELEVSHLLTDTIRDLDSNYSLVQTNLNRLIAADKEVDSVQAAYDAGTVTLDLLLDAQRRRSDAQIVYFQALVEYNIAIKDVHMRKGSLLDYNGVYLAEGPWPEKAYFDAQGHARRRSASTYLDYGYTRPGVISRGAVPQGPISHGTMEEGTIIYEDEATGSGEVIGTPTPAKVPTSLNTVSLEPPAATQVASRSAQSKSELDWNKLGLNELVSEVRQTKSSPQPTPATAPSSRRVVKSVSHESGQNPTPAKTASATSGWQAAKR, encoded by the coding sequence ATGAAAACCCAGTTCCATCAAGCCTGGATGCTTGTGCTCGTTGGCACCGTGATTTTGACCGGCTGCCAACCGACTCAGCCGTTCTATTTCAAAGAATCCGGCGATCTGAGTCTTTACCTGGATAAGGCGACCGACATCGAATATGCCGATGTCGAGTACAACCGCCTGACCGAGGTAGAGAATGCCGAGGCTCCTTACACGATCTCCGATCCGTTCGAGATGGACGAATCGAAGATCTGGAACCTGACGCTTGAGGAAGCCGTGGCCGACTCGCTGAAGAACAGCAAGGCCATTCGTACCGCTGGCGGTAACGCGGTCTTCCGTGTCATTCCGGGCACCACGCTGACCTCGGCAGCGATCCCGACCAATCTGGTTACCCGGAACGACGCCATGCCGACGATCTACGATCCGGCCATCGTCGAATCCGATCCGACCTTCGGTGTGGAAGGTGCCCTGAGCGAATTCGATGCTCAGCTCAACGCCACGTTCAACTGGGATCGTGTCGACCGCCCACAGAACTACCAGACCGGCAGCCCGTTCTTCATCTCCGAGTTCGGCCAGAACCTGGCAACCGGAACCGTCGAGCTGACCAAGAAGTCGGCCACCGGTACCCAGTGGTTCATGCGACAAAACACCACGTACGATTACAACAACCGCGGTAGCTTGATCTATCCAAGTTCGTGGTTGGCAAACATTGAAATGGAAGCTCGCCATCCATTGCTTCGCGGCAGCGGTGTTCAGGTTAACCGCGTCAACGTGATGCTCGCCCGTATCCGTGAAGACGTCAGCCTGGCCGACTTCGAGACCAACATCCGAAACTTGGTTTCGGACGTGGAAGAAGCTTACTGGCAGCTCTACTTCGCTTACCACAACCTGGAAGCCGCCAAGACTGGCCGCGACAGTGCCCTGGTTACCTGGCGTCGCGTGCATGCCCTCATGGCCAACGGTGCCGAAGGTGGTGAAGCGGAAAAGGAAGCCCAGGCTCGCCAGCAATACTTTGAATTCCGTAGCCGCACCGAAGCCGCCCTGCGTGACTTGTACAAAGCGGAAGGTAGCCTTCGCTACTTCATGGGTCTGGCCGCCACCGATGGTCGCCTGATTCGTCCCGCTTCGGAACCGACCGACGCCTGGGTTGCCTTCGACTGGTTCGATATCCACCAGGAAGCATTGAATCGCAGCCCAGAACTGCGTCGTCAACAGTGGCGATTGAAGCAGCGTGAGCTGGAACTCATCACGGCTCGCAACCAGTTGCTGCCACAGTTGGATGCCGTCGCCTTGTACCGCTTCCTTGGCTTGGGTGACGATCTGATCACCGGCAACCGAAACGGCAAGAACTTCAACGAACCGGGGAGTTACGCCTGGGAAGTGCTGACCGAAGGCAACTACCAGGAATACACGCTCGGCTTGCAGTTCTCGATGCCGATTGGCTTCCGCTCGGAACTGGCTGGCGTCCGCAACGTGCAGTTGCAGATCGCTCGCGAAAAGGCTGTGATCGAAGACATGGAACTGGAAGTCAGCCACCTGCTGACCGACACGATCCGCGACCTCGACTCGAACTACAGCCTGGTTCAAACCAACCTCAACCGCTTGATCGCCGCCGACAAAGAAGTCGACTCGGTTCAGGCCGCCTACGACGCTGGTACCGTGACACTGGACTTGCTGCTCGACGCACAACGCCGCCGCAGCGACGCTCAGATCGTCTACTTCCAGGCCCTGGTCGAATACAACATCGCCATCAAGGACGTCCACATGCGGAAGGGTAGCTTGCTCGACTACAACGGCGTTTACCTGGCAGAGGGCCCATGGCCAGAAAAGGCATACTTCGACGCCCAAGGTCATGCTCGCCGCCGCTCGGCCAGCACCTACCTCGACTATGGCTACACTCGCCCAGGTGTGATCAGCCGCGGAGCTGTCCCACAAGGTCCGATCAGCCACGGCACCATGGAAGAAGGCACGATCATCTACGAAGATGAAGCCACCGGATCGGGCGAAGTGATCGGTACGCCAACCCCAGCCAAGGTTCCAACCTCGCTCAATACGGTTTCGCTCGAACCGCCGGCCGCCACCCAGGTGGCCAGCCGCTCGGCCCAATCGAAAAGTGAGCTCGATTGGAATAAACTGGGACTGAACGAATTGGTTTCCGAAGTTCGTCAAACGAAAAGTTCGCCGCAGCCGACACCAGCCACCGCGCCGTCGTCCCGCCGCGTCGTGAAGTCGGTCTCGCATGAATCTGGCCAAAATCCAACGCCTGCTAAAACTGCTTCAGCTACTTCAGGGTGGCAGGCCGCAAAACGTTAA
- a CDS encoding ferritin-like domain-containing protein: MSLDHLADAFYDELRDIYHAEKQLLKALPKMAKKASKEQLAEAFREHLKETEEHVKRVEKAFEETGKAARAKKCEAMAGLIQEATETMKEDADPEVMDAFLIGLAQKVEHYEIATYGTLCTWAKLLGYKNAHSLLGDNLNEEETADKKLTKLAKRINVSAMADAS; encoded by the coding sequence ATGTCTTTGGATCACCTAGCCGACGCGTTTTACGACGAACTTCGCGATATTTATCATGCTGAAAAGCAATTACTGAAAGCTCTGCCCAAGATGGCAAAGAAGGCGAGCAAAGAGCAATTGGCCGAAGCATTTCGCGAACATCTGAAGGAAACGGAAGAACACGTTAAACGCGTTGAAAAGGCATTCGAAGAAACTGGCAAAGCGGCCCGAGCAAAGAAGTGCGAAGCAATGGCAGGCCTGATCCAAGAGGCCACCGAAACCATGAAGGAAGACGCGGACCCCGAGGTGATGGATGCCTTTCTGATTGGCTTGGCCCAAAAGGTCGAGCATTACGAGATTGCCACCTACGGTACCCTCTGCACTTGGGCGAAGCTACTTGGTTATAAGAATGCCCATAGCCTACTCGGCGACAACCTGAACGAAGAAGAAACAGCCGACAAGAAGCTGACCAAACTGGCCAAGCGGATCAACGTCTCCGCCATGGCCGACGCCAGCTAG
- the pilM gene encoding pilus assembly protein PilM — protein sequence MAVGKAVWGIDIGQSALKALKCRMHEDGFWMVAEAFDFIEYPSPLNQAGAGSEGLVKDALREFLSRNDIRNDTVSISVPGQAGLARFFKAPPVEAKRIADIVKYEAKQQIPFPLEDVIWDYQPMPGAHEEEGISLETEIGIFAMKRDQIFRSLQPYLDTGIDVDFVQLTPISLYNFVANDQLTINPLKEEYDPTNQPNSYVIVSMGTETTDLVITNGFRVWQRSLPIGGNHFTKQLTKELKLTFAKAEHLKRHASEAENAKLVFQAMRPVFNDLVTEIQRSIGFFQTLDRKAKISRIIPIGNGMKLPGLVAYLGKNLGYDVVELDGYQKLTGTDVTSAPSFRENMLSFATCYGLCLQGLKKSALRTNLLPQEILVDRIVRQKKPWAVAAIACLLFACALNFGFHWQAYNSAHIPEFTQATSKVKSVEQTSNTLKSTDTQLMTDKENLEVIGRYVVGNEENRRLWPELMKAITTALPKDPDVAPGRVSEKPIDQRPDLQIESIESQYFPDLSLWYTEAVQKKYAVTLENRKAILRRLEEGEEASPQIDEAAAEEAAAEAAAPAAATGEGMPAAGPDVVVGTAAEEEANLDIGEVEAEPEDELAGPTAEESGWIVQLTGKHYHNSPAARENMGAQYVRNTIIDQLDRGEVELINENSEPEIVSMKEMGISHPIIAVDEVPTFEDIPNPKYEPPALGMGGGMSEDYGGMQPGNFGTNPNQPIEPPMLRVKVYRFTVQFCWRESPLSKREEARRAAELAEAEANAANAEMMEN from the coding sequence ATGGCTGTTGGTAAAGCCGTATGGGGCATCGATATCGGTCAAAGTGCGCTGAAGGCTCTTAAATGCCGCATGCACGAAGACGGATTCTGGATGGTCGCCGAGGCATTCGACTTCATCGAATACCCAAGTCCTTTGAATCAGGCGGGTGCCGGTTCGGAAGGCCTCGTCAAAGATGCGCTACGTGAATTCCTTTCGCGCAATGACATCCGCAACGATACCGTTTCGATTTCGGTCCCTGGTCAGGCCGGTTTGGCTCGTTTTTTTAAAGCACCGCCGGTCGAAGCCAAACGCATCGCCGACATCGTGAAGTACGAAGCGAAGCAGCAGATTCCGTTTCCATTGGAAGACGTGATCTGGGATTACCAGCCAATGCCAGGTGCCCACGAAGAAGAAGGCATCTCGCTGGAAACGGAAATCGGGATCTTCGCGATGAAACGCGATCAGATCTTCCGTTCGCTGCAGCCTTATCTCGACACCGGTATCGACGTCGACTTCGTGCAGTTGACTCCGATCAGCTTGTACAACTTTGTCGCCAACGATCAATTGACGATCAACCCGCTCAAAGAAGAGTACGATCCAACGAATCAGCCGAATTCGTACGTGATCGTCTCGATGGGTACCGAAACAACCGACCTGGTGATCACGAATGGTTTCCGCGTCTGGCAGCGTAGCTTGCCGATCGGTGGCAACCACTTCACCAAGCAATTGACCAAAGAGCTGAAGCTGACCTTTGCCAAGGCTGAGCACCTCAAGCGACATGCGTCCGAAGCTGAGAACGCCAAGCTGGTGTTCCAGGCGATGCGTCCGGTGTTCAACGACCTGGTCACTGAAATTCAACGTTCGATCGGGTTCTTCCAGACTTTGGACCGCAAGGCCAAGATCTCGCGAATCATTCCGATCGGTAACGGCATGAAGCTGCCAGGTCTGGTGGCTTATCTCGGTAAGAACCTGGGTTACGACGTCGTCGAACTGGATGGCTATCAAAAGCTGACCGGCACCGATGTGACTTCAGCTCCGTCATTCCGCGAGAACATGCTTTCGTTCGCCACTTGCTATGGCTTGTGTCTGCAAGGTTTGAAGAAGTCGGCCCTGCGAACCAATCTGCTGCCGCAAGAGATTCTGGTTGATCGTATCGTTCGCCAGAAGAAGCCTTGGGCCGTCGCGGCGATCGCCTGTTTGCTGTTCGCTTGTGCTTTGAACTTCGGTTTCCACTGGCAAGCCTACAATTCGGCTCACATTCCAGAATTCACCCAGGCCACCTCCAAGGTGAAATCGGTCGAGCAGACCAGCAACACGCTCAAGTCGACCGACACCCAGCTGATGACCGACAAAGAAAACCTTGAAGTGATCGGCCGTTACGTGGTCGGTAACGAGGAAAATCGTCGGCTCTGGCCGGAACTGATGAAGGCGATCACGACCGCCTTGCCGAAAGACCCGGATGTTGCTCCTGGTCGCGTTTCGGAAAAGCCAATCGACCAACGCCCTGACTTGCAGATCGAATCGATCGAGTCACAGTATTTCCCCGATCTCTCGCTGTGGTACACCGAGGCGGTCCAGAAGAAATATGCGGTGACGCTCGAAAATCGAAAAGCGATCCTGCGTCGTCTTGAAGAAGGGGAAGAAGCTTCTCCTCAAATTGACGAAGCCGCGGCGGAAGAAGCTGCTGCCGAAGCCGCGGCACCAGCAGCCGCGACCGGCGAAGGCATGCCAGCAGCTGGTCCGGATGTGGTTGTGGGAACGGCAGCCGAAGAAGAAGCCAACCTCGACATCGGTGAAGTGGAAGCGGAACCAGAAGACGAACTGGCTGGACCAACCGCCGAAGAAAGTGGTTGGATCGTGCAACTCACCGGCAAGCATTATCACAATAGCCCTGCGGCCCGTGAGAACATGGGTGCCCAGTACGTGCGTAACACGATCATCGACCAACTCGATCGTGGTGAAGTCGAACTGATCAACGAGAACAGCGAACCAGAAATCGTCTCGATGAAGGAGATGGGAATCTCGCATCCGATCATCGCCGTCGACGAAGTTCCGACGTTCGAGGATATTCCGAATCCGAAGTACGAGCCGCCAGCACTGGGAATGGGTGGTGGCATGTCCGAAGATTACGGCGGCATGCAGCCGGGCAACTTCGGAACCAATCCGAACCAGCCCATTGAGCCACCGATGCTTCGCGTCAAGGTCTATCGTTTCACGGTTCAGTTCTGCTGGCGAGAATCGCCTCTCTCGAAGCGAGAGGAAGCTCGTCGTGCAGCGGAATTGGCAGAAGCAGAAGCAAACGCAGCAAATGCGGAAATGATGGAGAACTAG
- a CDS encoding DUF423 domain-containing protein yields MAKFVLLVGVLFGMTAVVAGAFEHAVRKMIIEDTTGAAEVAGDELSDPAPNAEAAKRLSQYETGVKYQMYHGLAMIALGLVMAFSSRGQVLGLITCLALVVGVKLFSGTLYLISAFGMTQLVMLVPIGGTIMILGWILFLITVLLFDPLIDKEDLETT; encoded by the coding sequence GTGGCAAAGTTTGTGCTATTGGTCGGGGTATTGTTCGGAATGACCGCCGTTGTGGCTGGGGCATTCGAACATGCCGTCCGCAAGATGATTATTGAAGATACAACCGGGGCCGCCGAAGTCGCTGGTGACGAGCTTTCCGATCCGGCACCCAATGCCGAAGCCGCGAAACGCCTCTCGCAGTACGAGACCGGCGTGAAATATCAGATGTACCATGGCCTGGCGATGATTGCCCTGGGGCTGGTCATGGCGTTTTCGAGCCGCGGCCAGGTGTTGGGTCTGATTACCTGCCTTGCGCTGGTGGTCGGGGTGAAGCTATTCAGCGGAACGCTCTACCTGATTTCAGCATTCGGGATGACTCAACTCGTGATGTTGGTTCCGATCGGGGGTACCATCATGATTCTGGGATGGATTCTGTTCCTGATTACCGTTCTATTGTTTGATCCATTGATCGACAAAGAAGATCTCGAAACGACGTGA
- a CDS encoding AI-2E family transporter, translating into MSRFARIEREMRGQTICLAIGVGCLALWSLYWLSAVLIPFVLAIFIVSGLTPLLSSIESRLSASRLVAVLIASLLGFGLVVVLWSIIWVSVAELKEDAPKYVQGAQAWSDWFPAWVRNPDQMFEGWAFNSPAEEPPAEIADAATPVAGSLEQQTGKNHYFSQLFDNVIKAKLDEIAASLGYVFQTGTMVVIFVFFLLLGSSQASLPMETWKEIDSKIREYIITKSLISFFTALAFGFVLWIFGIPLAAVFALLAFLFNFIPNIGPIIACLLPIPLIVFDPDLAVWKMVTVTFLASTVQVVSGNVIEPRMMGESFDVHPIAVLLALMFWSLIWGMIGMFLAVPMTAVMKILFAKFEMTKPLADLLAGRIDGLSFKNFGFSASMDTGEEGEGKKA; encoded by the coding sequence ATGAGCCGCTTTGCCAGAATCGAACGCGAGATGCGTGGCCAGACTATTTGTTTGGCCATTGGGGTTGGTTGTCTGGCACTGTGGAGTCTGTACTGGCTGAGCGCAGTGTTGATTCCGTTTGTGTTGGCGATCTTTATCGTCAGTGGCCTGACGCCACTTCTTTCCAGTATTGAGTCACGCTTGTCGGCATCGCGATTAGTCGCAGTGCTGATCGCGTCGCTCTTGGGATTCGGTCTGGTCGTGGTGCTTTGGAGTATCATCTGGGTTTCCGTCGCCGAACTGAAAGAAGACGCCCCGAAGTATGTCCAAGGGGCACAAGCGTGGAGCGATTGGTTTCCGGCCTGGGTACGCAATCCCGACCAGATGTTCGAGGGCTGGGCTTTCAACTCCCCGGCAGAAGAACCCCCCGCCGAAATTGCTGATGCCGCCACGCCGGTTGCTGGTTCGCTGGAACAACAGACAGGCAAGAACCACTACTTCTCGCAACTGTTCGACAACGTCATCAAAGCAAAGCTCGACGAAATCGCCGCGTCGCTTGGCTATGTCTTTCAAACCGGAACGATGGTAGTGATCTTTGTGTTCTTCCTGCTGCTGGGAAGTTCGCAGGCCTCGCTGCCGATGGAAACCTGGAAAGAGATCGACTCGAAGATTCGCGAATACATCATTACCAAGTCGCTGATTTCATTCTTCACAGCGCTCGCGTTCGGTTTCGTGCTATGGATCTTCGGAATCCCCCTGGCTGCCGTGTTTGCGTTGTTGGCATTCCTGTTTAACTTCATCCCTAATATCGGTCCAATCATTGCCTGCTTGTTGCCGATTCCGTTGATCGTTTTCGATCCAGACTTGGCCGTCTGGAAGATGGTGACGGTAACCTTTCTGGCTTCTACGGTTCAGGTGGTCAGCGGTAATGTGATTGAACCGCGCATGATGGGTGAATCATTCGACGTCCATCCCATCGCGGTGCTGCTGGCGTTGATGTTCTGGTCGTTGATCTGGGGCATGATCGGAATGTTCTTGGCGGTGCCGATGACGGCCGTGATGAAGATTCTGTTCGCCAAGTTCGAGATGACCAAACCTCTGGCCGATTTGTTGGCAGGCAGAATCGATGGGCTGAGCTTTAAGAATTTCGGCTTCAGCGCGTCGATGGATACGGGAGAAGAAGGCGAAGGCAAGAAGGCCTAA